From the Butyrivibrio fibrisolvens genome, one window contains:
- a CDS encoding DNA/RNA non-specific endonuclease produces the protein MGLFDLFKKKRNVSFAEIDSIEKAKEECRKGNLERMHIMSPIFGGSDDDSNILYVPIGINRIKEGYDDILAELVKQGKARSFDCTPEYKGNSAIPSKITITSGKDGVEVFKQTINVW, from the coding sequence ATGGGATTATTTGATTTGTTTAAAAAGAAACGTAACGTGAGCTTTGCGGAAATAGATTCAATTGAAAAGGCAAAAGAGGAATGCAGAAAAGGCAATCTGGAGAGGATGCACATCATGTCTCCGATCTTTGGTGGATCAGATGATGATTCAAATATTCTGTATGTACCTATAGGGATTAACAGAATCAAAGAAGGCTATGACGATATTCTTGCGGAACTCGTAAAACAAGGAAAAGCGCGATCATTTGATTGTACACCTGAGTATAAGGGAAATAGCGCAATACCAAGTAAGATTACTATCACTTCAGGTAAAGATGGAGTGGAAGTGTTCAAGCAAACCATCAATGTATGGTGA
- a CDS encoding helix-turn-helix transcriptional regulator — protein MYINYGNYQEDIQEGYINKSVPLWINSCGTYKLITKKEMPTFRPKGRLDYQLIYIHSGCGHFIFDESSPIVVPAGNIVIYRPNETQNYIYYGDDEPLIYWIHFSGADLEYLLKKYGLNPDDRTLSVGVSSDYIRLFNKIILELQLKRPHYDTDSALLFMQIIILMGRIHEKRELSIPATVRLEIEHAMDYFHEHYHDQICIEQYLKDNNLSKNSFFHKFKVFTGVTPLQYVLDIRLSTAKRLLVETDYTINDIAMSVGYDNALYFSRLFHKHIGKSPREFRAGR, from the coding sequence ATGTATATAAACTATGGAAATTATCAGGAAGATATACAGGAAGGATATATAAACAAAAGCGTTCCGTTGTGGATCAACAGCTGCGGTACATATAAGCTCATTACCAAAAAGGAAATGCCTACATTCAGACCAAAAGGGCGACTTGACTACCAGCTCATATATATCCATTCCGGCTGCGGGCATTTTATTTTCGATGAAAGTTCACCTATTGTCGTGCCTGCAGGTAACATTGTGATATATCGTCCCAATGAAACTCAGAACTACATATATTATGGCGATGATGAGCCGCTTATTTACTGGATTCATTTCTCCGGAGCTGATCTTGAATATCTACTAAAAAAATATGGACTTAATCCTGACGATAGAACTTTATCCGTCGGTGTAAGTAGCGATTATATACGCCTCTTTAACAAGATCATATTGGAACTCCAGCTTAAAAGGCCTCATTATGACACGGATTCAGCACTTCTTTTTATGCAGATCATTATTTTAATGGGAAGAATACATGAAAAAAGGGAACTGAGCATACCTGCTACAGTTCGCCTTGAGATAGAACATGCTATGGATTATTTTCACGAACACTATCATGATCAGATTTGTATAGAACAGTATTTAAAAGACAATAATCTTAGCAAGAATTCTTTCTTCCATAAGTTTAAAGTCTTCACTGGTGTTACACCGCTTCAATATGTTCTTGATATAAGACTTTCTACCGCCAAGAGATTATTAGTAGAAACAGATTACACCATTAACGACATAGCAATGAGCGTTGGCTACGATAACGCCCTATACTTTAGCAGATTATTCCATAAACACATCGGAAAGTCTCCTCGTGAATTTAGAGCTGGCAGATAA
- a CDS encoding glycoside hydrolase family 53 protein has product MKRRVGSLFIAAILGISAISGCGKSGTVADAKTDSGQASTQDSNGNNVADIAGKNEEAEVTESQNTDVTEVNTEVSGSSDTEDETWKAAIEGLSDDFIFGMDASSLLVEENSGVKYYDFNGNEQDPLKTFADSGINYIRLRVWNDPYDENGNGYGGGNNDLPTAIELGSRATEYGMRVMIDFHYSDFWADPKRQHAPKAWEGMSVDEKASALYDYTKDSLTQLLDAGVDVGMIQIGNEINYGMAGEYNQDNVIELLKSGSKAIREVSEEYGRDIDIVVHYTRITSKGDVLDLVESLVDAQLDFDMIGMSYYPFWDGGMDNMSRVLELIQERYEKKVFLAETSYCYTTEDSDGSGNSLTESDLVNGYPATPQGQASIIHDICQHVSDVGGIGVFYWEGAWIPVGPASADNSSIWEKYGSGWASSFASDYDPEDAGVYYGGCSWDNQAFFDFEGHPLESINVFNYMRYGEK; this is encoded by the coding sequence ATGAAAAGAAGAGTAGGTTCACTTTTTATAGCAGCTATCCTGGGAATAAGCGCTATAAGCGGATGCGGCAAAAGCGGTACTGTGGCAGATGCTAAGACAGATTCAGGTCAGGCGTCTACGCAGGATAGTAATGGAAATAATGTTGCTGACATTGCAGGTAAAAATGAGGAGGCAGAAGTGACAGAAAGCCAAAATACTGACGTGACAGAAGTAAATACTGAAGTATCGGGAAGTAGCGATACTGAAGATGAAACATGGAAGGCGGCAATAGAGGGACTTTCTGATGATTTTATTTTCGGAATGGACGCTTCTTCACTTCTGGTGGAAGAAAATAGCGGTGTAAAATATTACGATTTTAATGGAAATGAGCAGGATCCCCTAAAGACCTTTGCAGATTCAGGAATAAACTATATCCGACTTCGTGTATGGAATGATCCTTATGATGAGAATGGAAATGGATACGGAGGTGGCAATAATGATCTTCCTACTGCAATAGAACTTGGATCAAGAGCCACTGAATATGGAATGAGAGTTATGATCGATTTTCACTATTCTGATTTTTGGGCTGATCCCAAAAGGCAGCATGCTCCAAAAGCATGGGAAGGAATGAGTGTAGATGAAAAGGCGTCGGCCCTTTATGATTACACCAAGGATAGCCTGACTCAGCTCCTTGATGCGGGAGTTGATGTAGGTATGATACAGATTGGAAATGAGATCAATTATGGAATGGCTGGAGAATATAACCAGGATAATGTAATAGAGCTCTTAAAATCCGGAAGTAAGGCCATCCGTGAAGTATCTGAAGAGTATGGCAGGGATATTGATATAGTGGTTCACTATACAAGAATTACAAGTAAAGGTGATGTCCTTGATCTTGTTGAAAGTCTTGTTGATGCACAACTTGATTTCGATATGATAGGAATGAGCTATTATCCTTTCTGGGATGGAGGAATGGATAATATGAGCCGTGTTCTTGAACTTATTCAGGAGCGTTATGAAAAAAAGGTATTTCTTGCAGAAACATCCTATTGTTATACAACAGAAGATAGCGATGGTTCAGGTAACAGTCTGACAGAAAGTGATCTTGTAAATGGATATCCTGCAACGCCACAGGGACAGGCATCTATAATTCATGATATATGCCAGCATGTAAGTGATGTTGGAGGAATAGGAGTTTTCTACTGGGAAGGAGCATGGATACCTGTTGGACCTGCCAGTGCTGATAACTCATCTATTTGGGAAAAATATGGAAGCGGATGGGCCAGTAGTTTCGCATCAGACTATGATCCGGAAGATGCAGGTGTTTATTATGGTGGATGTTCATGGGATAACCAGGCATTCTTTGACTTCGAAGGGCATCCGCTGGAATCTATAAATGTATTTAATTATATGAGATATGGCGAAAAATAG
- a CDS encoding LysR family transcriptional regulator: MNTRNLKCFQTVYEERNLQIAAGKLFLSPQGLSKIIKSLEDECGAALFVRSKEGFVPTESGKVFYEKSKVIVQSLNDMFQSIESIGDKEKRFKVGFAAGTIRAIDIPKVKSFMEENPEILGSWSEYENAKVIDQVLNDEISFGFVVGKPAQSNITATLVQSLDLVVYIHKMHRFWEKNTLEIKELRDENLILMNEKHHLYYDVVNACHMCDFKPHIAATVEEGEAMYKLVENCIGIGISPRFLKDNDNIRAVNLKDAYTWDIYGIYRKDSADKDIAERFLTALKS; this comes from the coding sequence ATGAATACTCGAAATTTAAAATGTTTTCAAACAGTATATGAAGAAAGAAACCTTCAGATAGCAGCAGGTAAGCTCTTCCTGTCTCCTCAGGGACTTAGCAAGATCATAAAGAGCCTTGAAGATGAATGCGGAGCTGCTTTATTTGTGCGCTCTAAAGAAGGCTTTGTGCCTACAGAAAGCGGCAAAGTCTTCTATGAGAAGTCCAAGGTCATAGTTCAAAGTCTTAACGACATGTTCCAGTCCATCGAATCAATAGGTGATAAAGAAAAGAGGTTCAAAGTAGGATTCGCAGCAGGAACTATACGTGCTATTGATATCCCAAAGGTCAAAAGTTTCATGGAAGAAAACCCTGAGATCCTTGGAAGCTGGTCAGAGTATGAAAATGCCAAAGTCATAGACCAGGTACTTAATGATGAGATCAGCTTTGGTTTTGTAGTAGGTAAGCCCGCGCAGAGCAATATCACTGCCACTTTGGTTCAGTCCCTTGATTTAGTAGTATACATCCACAAGATGCATAGATTCTGGGAAAAGAACACACTTGAAATCAAAGAACTTCGTGATGAAAATCTTATTCTAATGAACGAGAAGCATCACTTATACTATGATGTTGTTAATGCCTGCCACATGTGCGATTTCAAGCCGCACATAGCTGCAACCGTTGAAGAAGGTGAAGCCATGTACAAGCTTGTAGAGAACTGCATAGGAATTGGTATATCTCCAAGATTCCTAAAGGACAATGATAATATCCGTGCCGTAAATCTAAAAGATGCCTATACGTGGGACATTTACGGTATATACCGGAAGGATTCTGCAGATAAAGATATTGCAGAACGTTTTCTTACCGCTTTAAAATCCTGA